Proteins encoded in a region of the Clostridium butyricum genome:
- the cobM gene encoding precorrin-4 C(11)-methyltransferase, giving the protein MIYFIGAGPGAVDLITVRGRDLLERAEVVIYAGSLVSKEHLEYCRPDAKIYNSAGMTLEDVMEVMTMEEQMGKTVVRLHTGDPSIYGAIREQMVELDRVGIQYEVIPGVSSFTGAAAAINREFTLPGVTQTVILTRVEGRTPVPETEDLEKLASIGASMAIFLSVSMIDKVVEKLKKGYKKNVAIAVVERATWDDERIIIGHLDDIAQKVKENNITKCAQILVGDFIDSDFEKSLLYDKSFSHMFRDAEDKK; this is encoded by the coding sequence ATGATTTATTTTATAGGAGCAGGTCCAGGAGCAGTAGATTTAATTACTGTAAGAGGAAGAGATTTATTAGAAAGAGCAGAAGTTGTAATATATGCAGGTTCATTAGTTTCCAAGGAACATCTTGAATATTGCAGACCAGATGCCAAGATATATAATTCAGCAGGAATGACTCTTGAAGATGTTATGGAAGTCATGACTATGGAAGAGCAGATGGGAAAGACTGTTGTTAGATTACATACTGGAGATCCTAGCATTTATGGAGCTATAAGGGAACAAATGGTTGAACTTGATAGAGTAGGAATACAATATGAAGTTATTCCTGGTGTTAGTTCATTTACTGGTGCAGCAGCAGCAATAAATAGAGAGTTTACTCTTCCAGGTGTTACTCAGACTGTTATTTTAACAAGAGTAGAAGGAAGGACTCCCGTACCAGAAACAGAAGATTTAGAAAAATTAGCATCAATAGGTGCATCTATGGCAATTTTCTTGTCTGTTTCAATGATCGATAAAGTTGTAGAAAAACTTAAAAAGGGATATAAAAAGAATGTTGCAATAGCAGTAGTTGAACGAGCAACATGGGATGATGAAAGAATTATAATAGGTCATTTAGATGACATTGCACAAAAAGTTAAGGAAAATAATATAACTAAATGTGCTCAAATATTAGTTGGAGATTTTATTGATAGTGACTTTGAAAAGAGCTTACTATACGATAAAAGTTTTTCTCATATGTTTAGAGATGCAGAGGATAAGAAATAA